A genomic window from Desulfurococcaceae archaeon includes:
- a CDS encoding type II/IV secretion system ATPase subunit: protein MPSLPRFEIRTLFRRKARIEVKEPDFGDRPEYLVKYISEFKEKHGEEPLIADKPAGDMKLWSKYNILYPVGGGVFVHVNNIEQGARGYARYNIVEPPRPPPRLLRLIEEILAYKIRPEHAVESAEEQKRVLLELLEEILDVTDKPVEYNGVRPRNSKVKVYSGDVDYVKYHLIRDKIGLGALEPFLRDPYLEDVSSRGVGNIYVVHKIFGSLESNVGFHSEEELDQFIIKLGEKIGKPVSRARPIVDATLPDGSRINIVYGKDVSLHGSNFTIRRVAKVPISVTQLIKWRTFSELAAAYMWIMISEGMSAFICGETASGKTTTLNALAVFIKPNYKIVSIEDTAEVALPHPNWVRELTRDTGKAESSVTMFDLLKAALRQRPNYIIVGEIRGAEGNIAFQAMQTGHPVLSTFHAANIERLLQRLTNPPISVPKTNLDNLNIAWFQSSVYDKKGLLVRRMISIYEVLGYDPKTDSIAALPVFVWDPVTDTHRFSGRGASYLLEEKVAVMRGIPRREINVVYEELELRARYLKLLAEKNVLDYYDVYRAVIKTYELGLEQAYKRLIRGDLL, encoded by the coding sequence ATGCCGAGCTTACCCCGCTTCGAAATAAGAACCCTATTCCGGCGTAAGGCGAGGATTGAGGTCAAGGAGCCAGATTTCGGCGATAGGCCCGAGTACCTGGTCAAGTACATCAGCGAGTTTAAGGAGAAACACGGTGAGGAACCCCTCATAGCTGATAAGCCAGCGGGCGATATGAAGTTATGGAGTAAGTATAACATATTATACCCCGTTGGGGGAGGAGTGTTCGTACACGTCAACAACATCGAGCAAGGAGCCCGGGGGTATGCCAGGTACAATATAGTCGAGCCGCCGAGGCCTCCTCCGAGATTACTTAGGCTGATCGAGGAGATACTGGCATACAAGATCAGGCCGGAGCACGCGGTCGAGTCAGCCGAGGAGCAGAAGAGGGTCTTGTTGGAACTGCTCGAAGAGATCCTAGACGTAACTGATAAGCCCGTGGAGTATAACGGGGTCCGCCCGCGGAACTCCAAGGTCAAGGTGTACTCCGGGGACGTCGACTACGTGAAATACCACTTGATCAGGGACAAGATCGGGTTGGGCGCGCTAGAGCCCTTTCTGAGGGACCCCTACCTGGAAGACGTGTCATCGAGGGGCGTGGGCAACATATACGTAGTGCACAAGATTTTCGGCTCCCTGGAAAGCAACGTCGGCTTCCACAGCGAGGAGGAGCTAGATCAGTTCATAATAAAGCTCGGGGAGAAGATCGGCAAGCCGGTATCAAGAGCTAGGCCAATAGTAGATGCAACCCTCCCCGATGGTAGTAGGATAAACATAGTGTACGGAAAAGATGTAAGCCTTCATGGAAGCAACTTCACCATTAGGAGAGTGGCCAAGGTCCCTATCAGCGTAACTCAGTTGATCAAGTGGAGGACTTTCAGCGAGCTCGCCGCCGCTTACATGTGGATCATGATTAGCGAGGGCATGAGCGCCTTTATATGTGGTGAAACGGCTAGTGGTAAAACAACAACGCTGAACGCGCTGGCGGTATTCATCAAGCCGAACTACAAGATCGTCTCGATCGAAGACACCGCCGAAGTCGCATTACCGCACCCCAACTGGGTAAGAGAGTTGACTAGGGATACGGGGAAGGCGGAAAGCAGCGTCACGATGTTCGACCTGCTCAAAGCAGCGCTAAGGCAGCGGCCGAATTACATCATTGTCGGCGAAATCAGAGGTGCAGAGGGTAACATAGCGTTCCAGGCAATGCAAACAGGCCACCCCGTTCTCTCGACCTTTCACGCCGCTAACATTGAGAGGCTTCTACAGAGGCTTACGAATCCGCCTATAAGTGTACCTAAAACAAACCTAGATAACCTCAACATCGCCTGGTTTCAGTCATCGGTTTACGATAAGAAGGGATTGCTGGTTCGTAGGATGATATCCATTTACGAAGTACTGGGCTACGACCCTAAGACGGATTCCATCGCGGCGTTACCGGTGTTCGTATGGGACCCGGTAACAGATACGCACAGGTTCTCGGGTAGAGGTGCAAGCTACCTTCTAGAAGAGAAGGTGGCCGTAATGCGGGGCATTCCCCGCCGAGAAATAAACGTAGTTTACGAGGAACTGGAGCTGAGGGCTAGGTACCTGAAACTCCTCGCCGAGAAGAACGTACTGGACTACTACGATGTGTACCGCGCAGTGATCAAGACATACGAGCTCGGCCTAGAACAAGCCTATAAAAGGCTAATTAGGGGCGACCTCCTATGA
- a CDS encoding ATPase domain-containing protein — protein sequence MVLETRTITTGNSELDVKLAGGLPIPSLIVVEGEHGTGKTVLIQQFVYGALLSGLNVIVITTEATTLGYIRQMVNVGFNVLDYYVKGHLTVYSSRIPRVKWVETTGKTLLELVQSHVVRSVNRFDMYVVDSFTTLIKGATTENVSNFLTIVKRLVDMGKSFVLSIHPEGLDRETYLFLKAIADGYMELKNVEMGGRYMKTINIVKLKGAPTVYNTTITFEVDPAFGIKLVPMALAKV from the coding sequence ATGGTCCTTGAAACCAGGACCATCACGACCGGTAATAGCGAGCTTGATGTGAAGCTCGCAGGAGGGCTACCGATACCCTCACTTATAGTGGTTGAAGGTGAGCACGGTACCGGCAAAACCGTCTTAATACAGCAGTTCGTCTACGGGGCACTTCTCTCCGGCCTAAACGTTATAGTGATAACGACCGAGGCTACCACGCTCGGCTACATTAGGCAGATGGTTAACGTGGGCTTCAACGTACTCGATTACTACGTCAAGGGGCACCTCACGGTTTACTCGTCTAGGATTCCACGCGTTAAATGGGTTGAAACCACGGGGAAGACCCTTCTCGAACTCGTGCAGAGCCACGTTGTTAGAAGCGTTAATAGGTTCGACATGTACGTTGTGGATTCCTTCACTACACTGATTAAGGGTGCCACGACCGAGAACGTTTCAAACTTCTTAACGATAGTGAAGAGGCTCGTAGACATGGGTAAGTCCTTCGTACTCAGCATACACCCTGAGGGCTTAGATAGGGAAACTTACTTGTTCCTAAAAGCAATAGCCGATGGGTACATGGAGCTGAAGAACGTGGAGATGGGGGGCAGGTACATGAAAACGATAAACATAGTCAAGCTGAAGGGCGCGCCGACTGTTTACAACACAACAATCACCTTTGAGGTAGACCCCGCGTTCGGAATAAAGCTCGTACCAATGGCCCTGGCTAAAGTGTAG
- a CDS encoding SufD family Fe-S cluster assembly protein, whose translation MDVEEIKKALDKPAKYGPDIDLQRYKLEDVLIEEVKEIADPGVVSAAPRVGLASDKLTYVQANEKVLYTAMTRALSKYGVLVLSTREAVERFPRASDLVWRLVDPTTDKYVAAAYLYGGEVGYFIYVPPYTKVPVPIYTCLAITSNNTVQFAHNVVYVDEGSEANVVTGCAIPHGVYSGVHVGVSEFYVARNAKLTFTMVHAWAEGLHVRPRTRVSVDEGGEYVSYYVTYSPVASIQTYPVVNLGKNARAYLASIIASSKSGVYDIGSGSVLEAPGASVENASRVIARDESSVYARAEIEALESDTRGHVECLGLLLSPKATISSIPIITSRKQGAVLSHEAAIGLIAQKEIDYLMSRGFTEEEAKAVLVRGFMNIEAPIPPVIKKQVDTILDVVTKYAVG comes from the coding sequence ATGGACGTCGAGGAGATCAAAAAAGCACTAGATAAGCCGGCAAAATACGGGCCGGATATAGACTTGCAAAGGTACAAACTCGAAGACGTACTAATCGAGGAGGTTAAAGAAATAGCGGATCCCGGGGTAGTGTCGGCCGCACCGAGAGTTGGTTTGGCTTCAGATAAGTTAACGTACGTGCAGGCCAATGAAAAAGTACTGTATACTGCCATGACTAGGGCCCTCTCAAAGTACGGCGTTCTAGTCTTATCGACTAGAGAAGCCGTCGAGAGGTTCCCAAGAGCTAGTGACCTAGTATGGAGGCTCGTAGACCCGACTACCGACAAATACGTAGCAGCTGCGTATTTATACGGTGGGGAGGTGGGTTACTTCATTTATGTTCCCCCGTACACGAAGGTACCGGTACCCATATACACGTGCCTCGCCATAACGAGCAATAATACTGTGCAGTTTGCCCATAACGTAGTGTACGTAGACGAGGGCTCGGAAGCCAACGTAGTGACTGGTTGCGCTATACCGCACGGAGTTTATAGTGGTGTCCACGTGGGCGTATCGGAGTTCTATGTTGCCAGAAACGCCAAGCTCACGTTCACAATGGTACACGCATGGGCGGAGGGCCTTCACGTAAGGCCTAGGACGAGGGTTAGCGTTGATGAGGGTGGAGAGTACGTTAGCTACTACGTCACTTACAGCCCGGTAGCATCTATACAGACATACCCGGTAGTCAACTTGGGGAAAAACGCGAGAGCCTACCTAGCTTCAATAATCGCTTCGAGCAAAAGCGGTGTATACGATATTGGCTCTGGTAGCGTGCTAGAAGCGCCAGGAGCTTCCGTAGAAAACGCGTCTAGAGTAATTGCTAGAGACGAGTCAAGTGTGTACGCGAGAGCGGAGATAGAGGCCTTAGAATCCGATACCCGCGGCCACGTCGAGTGCTTGGGACTACTTCTATCACCAAAAGCCACAATTTCGTCAATACCCATTATAACGTCTAGGAAGCAGGGTGCAGTGCTCAGTCACGAAGCGGCTATAGGCCTCATAGCCCAGAAAGAAATAGACTACTTAATGAGTAGAGGGTTCACGGAAGAGGAGGCGAAGGCTGTTCTGGTGAGGGGCTTCATGAACATAGAGGCGCCAATACCCCCCGTAATCAAGAAACAAGTAGATACGATACTTGATGTGGTTACAAAGTACGCTGTAGGCTAA
- a CDS encoding ABC transporter substrate-binding protein, translating into MGKCMPQRAYLLAVVLLIVGIVAGYGIGSVTAPRVTETVTVPGPGAATVTTTVVQTVTLPAPGVGLSGEVRIGALLPLSGVLSSFGAEYKAILEYVEGEINSYLAGLGRPWRIKFVVEDTGTDPKTHLDKLMALAGAGIKIFIGGASSAELSEALSFCNANNILIISPSSTSPALALVDMGLRYTPNDLYQGKAIAKIMWERGTRWIIPMWRGDTWGDGLAKASVDEFTAICKASGETCGVIEGIRYDPAAKEFSAEISLLASKVTDATGRYGKDKVGVLLISFEEAAAIFAAAKAYPILSEVMWQGSDGTANVAVLLDPGVADIVIKTRFYNTMASPGISPRAEIVRNVIRAKLGRDPMGYTYFVYDIAWTVALTLDAVGTYDAIAVKNALPYIHQNYLGASGLVKLDENGDRVLASYDIWFVVEEAGKYAWKVIGIYDGATGRVIWYTSP; encoded by the coding sequence ATGGGGAAATGTATGCCTCAAAGGGCATACCTACTAGCCGTAGTTCTACTAATTGTCGGGATAGTAGCGGGTTACGGAATAGGATCTGTAACGGCACCTAGGGTAACAGAAACCGTGACTGTTCCTGGACCTGGAGCAGCCACTGTAACTACTACAGTTGTACAGACCGTTACACTGCCCGCTCCCGGAGTTGGACTTAGCGGTGAGGTTCGCATAGGAGCGCTATTACCGCTCTCAGGTGTACTGTCTTCTTTCGGGGCGGAGTATAAGGCTATACTCGAGTACGTTGAGGGCGAGATAAACAGCTACCTTGCAGGACTAGGTAGGCCTTGGAGAATAAAGTTCGTCGTGGAGGACACGGGAACGGACCCCAAGACCCACCTAGATAAGCTCATGGCACTTGCAGGAGCGGGAATAAAGATCTTTATTGGAGGCGCCTCGAGCGCGGAGCTTTCCGAGGCATTAAGCTTCTGTAATGCGAACAACATCCTAATAATTTCACCGTCCTCGACCTCCCCCGCACTAGCACTAGTAGACATGGGGCTTAGGTACACTCCCAACGACCTCTATCAAGGCAAGGCAATAGCTAAGATCATGTGGGAGAGAGGTACGAGGTGGATTATACCAATGTGGAGAGGCGATACGTGGGGCGACGGCTTAGCTAAAGCATCAGTCGACGAGTTCACAGCAATTTGCAAAGCTAGTGGAGAGACATGCGGCGTTATAGAGGGTATAAGATATGACCCTGCAGCCAAGGAATTCTCCGCTGAGATATCTCTACTAGCATCTAAAGTAACAGACGCTACGGGCAGGTATGGCAAGGACAAGGTGGGTGTGCTACTGATCTCATTCGAGGAGGCTGCTGCTATATTTGCAGCCGCCAAGGCATACCCCATTCTGAGCGAAGTAATGTGGCAGGGCTCTGATGGAACTGCAAACGTCGCTGTGCTGCTAGATCCCGGCGTAGCCGACATAGTCATTAAGACTAGGTTCTACAATACCATGGCTTCTCCGGGTATATCGCCCCGGGCTGAAATAGTTAGGAATGTTATTAGAGCGAAGCTTGGAAGGGATCCCATGGGTTACACGTACTTCGTATATGACATTGCCTGGACCGTTGCGTTAACGCTAGACGCGGTGGGTACATACGATGCCATAGCAGTAAAGAACGCCTTACCATACATACACCAGAACTATCTAGGGGCATCAGGACTCGTAAAGCTGGATGAAAACGGTGACCGGGTCCTAGCATCATACGACATATGGTTCGTCGTAGAGGAGGCGGGTAAGTATGCCTGGAAAGTTATAGGAATATACGACGGCGCGACCGGTAGGGTCATATGGTACACTAGTCCTTAA
- a CDS encoding branched-chain amino acid ABC transporter permease, which yields MLQLDPLAQQIILNFAIGLIVTISLNIEVGFLNLPQFGRLLAVVVGAIVAAAIPGRILALMLGLPAGAEYAESMENPKIVTAINEWLAQNPHVSVLVLVFTLIIAALLGGLIGYLCAYPALRLKGPFLGITLLAFGDIIVNISWNYQPLVGGTIGIWVADPLRFLGPARASTMVLVALAVAIIIYVYAELLAHSPYGRMLKAVRDAEIAAEVYGKNVIKTRAQVLIVGGAVSAIAGALWALYTGSMKAVTYTRLTWTFWPWAFLMLGGVGNNLGVLVGVFIYTVVRTAIILYKGALSAVIPMSPEWLEYILIGLALIAIMLFRPQGLIPEKPTPALPRKKLEEIKKRV from the coding sequence GTGCTCCAGCTGGATCCATTGGCACAGCAAATAATACTGAACTTCGCGATAGGGCTAATAGTTACGATCAGCTTAAACATAGAAGTGGGGTTCCTTAACCTGCCTCAGTTCGGTAGGTTACTAGCCGTAGTAGTCGGCGCTATAGTAGCCGCCGCCATTCCAGGCAGGATCTTAGCGTTAATGCTCGGGCTACCAGCAGGCGCGGAGTACGCGGAAAGCATGGAAAACCCGAAGATAGTGACCGCTATTAACGAATGGCTTGCACAGAACCCACACGTTTCCGTACTAGTACTGGTGTTCACGCTAATAATAGCCGCCCTCCTAGGCGGCTTAATCGGCTACCTCTGCGCATACCCTGCCCTCAGGCTTAAAGGCCCGTTCCTGGGCATAACGCTACTAGCGTTCGGGGACATCATAGTCAACATATCGTGGAATTATCAGCCCCTAGTAGGAGGTACTATTGGAATATGGGTTGCAGACCCCTTGAGGTTTCTAGGGCCCGCTAGAGCGTCTACCATGGTACTAGTGGCCCTCGCCGTAGCCATAATAATATACGTTTACGCAGAGCTCCTAGCGCATTCACCATACGGAAGAATGCTTAAAGCAGTGAGAGATGCCGAAATAGCCGCTGAAGTTTACGGCAAAAACGTCATCAAGACGCGTGCACAAGTGTTGATAGTCGGCGGCGCGGTATCCGCTATTGCGGGGGCTTTATGGGCCCTCTATACCGGCAGCATGAAGGCGGTTACTTATACTAGGTTAACGTGGACGTTCTGGCCGTGGGCTTTCTTAATGCTTGGAGGCGTTGGAAACAACCTCGGTGTACTGGTAGGCGTGTTCATATACACTGTGGTGAGAACAGCCATTATACTCTACAAGGGCGCACTATCAGCAGTAATACCCATGTCACCGGAATGGCTTGAATACATATTAATCGGACTGGCACTAATAGCTATAATGCTCTTCAGGCCGCAGGGACTCATACCCGAAAAGCCCACACCGGCATTACCGCGCAAGAAGCTGGAAGAAATTAAGAAAAGGGTATAG
- a CDS encoding ABC transporter ATP-binding protein, with protein sequence MIPAPEEGGMPEYAAVGKDTILRTINLTKRFEGLVAVDRVNVNIPRRKITLLIGPNGAGKTTLVNVCVGVLKPDEGKVLYYPNENEELDITGKPPHEVYKIGFVRSFQIPQPFLALTVLENVLVAYKNPGENPIKAALRFSWRKVEEELVEKAFKILKLTGLEDYWDVEAFRLGAGQLKMLEVARALATNAKLIALDEPIGGTDPAYAKGIFVKLREILHSTNVTFLVIEHRIDIALPFSDFVYVMDRGKIVAEGSPDSILKNPKVTEIYIG encoded by the coding sequence GTGATTCCGGCGCCCGAAGAAGGGGGCATGCCTGAATACGCCGCTGTAGGTAAGGATACTATATTGAGAACTATTAACCTAACTAAACGCTTCGAGGGGCTAGTAGCTGTAGACCGTGTTAACGTGAACATACCGAGAAGGAAGATAACGCTCCTAATCGGTCCTAACGGTGCTGGAAAAACGACATTAGTCAACGTCTGTGTCGGCGTTTTAAAGCCCGATGAGGGGAAAGTGCTTTACTACCCTAATGAGAACGAAGAGCTAGATATAACTGGCAAACCACCCCACGAAGTTTACAAGATTGGTTTTGTGAGGTCTTTTCAGATCCCCCAGCCTTTTCTAGCTCTCACCGTGTTGGAAAACGTGCTCGTAGCTTACAAAAACCCCGGTGAAAACCCGATCAAGGCAGCACTTAGATTCAGCTGGAGGAAAGTGGAAGAGGAATTAGTTGAAAAAGCATTTAAAATACTAAAACTCACCGGGTTAGAGGACTACTGGGACGTAGAGGCTTTCAGGCTCGGAGCAGGGCAACTAAAAATGCTAGAAGTCGCAAGAGCGCTCGCGACAAACGCGAAGCTGATAGCCCTCGACGAGCCTATAGGGGGAACCGACCCCGCGTACGCGAAAGGCATTTTCGTAAAGCTCAGGGAAATCCTCCACTCGACAAACGTGACTTTCTTGGTGATCGAGCACCGAATAGACATAGCGCTCCCATTCTCAGACTTCGTATACGTAATGGATAGGGGTAAAATCGTGGCTGAAGGAAGCCCCGATTCCATACTAAAGAACCCTAAAGTGACCGAGATCTATATAGGGTGA
- a CDS encoding flagellin has protein sequence MGESTTITHALLTIVAVILASLFAVTIMGQLNYLANSISIAVKNRSDAFRLGVSIIYAYYNGSHVVLFLKNTGDLPYTRLDSIDIFVKDYANAVDYYSTGNPNVVLVEYGTGKNVLEPSETVEVCIDVSGKSYVRPIEVRLVLVNGYTTTYVITE, from the coding sequence ATGGGAGAGTCCACAACGATAACGCACGCGCTACTAACGATCGTGGCGGTGATCCTCGCATCCCTGTTCGCCGTTACCATCATGGGGCAACTAAACTACCTAGCCAACTCCATAAGCATAGCGGTAAAAAACAGGTCAGATGCTTTTAGGCTCGGAGTGTCCATCATATACGCGTACTACAACGGGTCTCACGTAGTTCTCTTTCTCAAGAACACGGGAGACCTACCATACACTAGGCTAGATAGCATCGACATATTCGTTAAAGACTACGCGAACGCAGTCGATTACTACAGTACCGGTAACCCGAACGTTGTCCTCGTGGAGTACGGTACCGGCAAAAACGTACTAGAGCCCTCTGAAACCGTGGAGGTATGTATAGACGTGTCCGGTAAGAGCTATGTCAGGCCTATAGAGGTGAGATTGGTCCTCGTCAATGGCTACACCACCACGTACGTAATCACAGAGTGA
- a CDS encoding branched-chain amino acid ABC transporter permease, with the protein MIDVVVVMKSVVYSVVIAIGAIGIAAIYGATKTFNFAHSSMVSWGGYIVFTMVCFYGGLPYMYFPLAFALSAALGLVTYFAVNRWLLKAKASDISLMMTTLGVDLILFAFINHFADFMIYNYKIPVAKNFVLEIKDPVFYAGGVPVRMSWIMAPILLAIVLVAIYAIFTKTKIGIAMRATIENPELAQLQGVNPELVYVASWVIGGGLAGLSGALLVMIFTGRPSIGLETVVTFFAGAIVGGGARDVFGAALGGFLVGLSELIIPSILAPVIGGWIYAYRAAIPLAIMAAMNLTEPGGLITLARKMRAKVVK; encoded by the coding sequence ATGATCGATGTAGTAGTGGTAATGAAGTCGGTGGTGTACTCTGTGGTAATAGCCATCGGGGCTATTGGGATAGCAGCGATATACGGCGCTACTAAGACCTTTAACTTCGCCCACTCATCCATGGTTTCTTGGGGCGGTTACATAGTATTCACCATGGTATGCTTTTACGGTGGTTTACCATACATGTACTTCCCGCTGGCATTTGCGCTTTCCGCAGCGCTGGGTCTAGTAACATACTTTGCTGTAAACAGGTGGCTTTTAAAAGCTAAAGCGAGCGATATAAGCCTCATGATGACCACCCTCGGCGTAGACCTGATACTCTTCGCTTTCATAAACCACTTTGCGGACTTTATGATCTACAACTACAAGATCCCCGTCGCAAAGAACTTTGTACTGGAGATCAAGGACCCCGTGTTCTATGCCGGGGGGGTCCCTGTGAGGATGTCCTGGATAATGGCCCCAATCCTACTGGCCATAGTCTTAGTAGCGATCTACGCGATCTTCACCAAGACCAAGATCGGTATCGCCATGAGGGCCACGATCGAGAACCCGGAGCTAGCTCAACTTCAAGGCGTAAACCCGGAGCTCGTGTACGTAGCGTCATGGGTCATTGGTGGAGGCCTCGCCGGACTGAGTGGAGCGCTACTAGTAATGATATTCACCGGTAGGCCTAGCATAGGCTTAGAGACAGTCGTGACGTTCTTCGCGGGGGCTATTGTAGGAGGTGGAGCTCGTGATGTGTTTGGAGCAGCGCTAGGCGGTTTCCTAGTAGGTCTCAGCGAACTCATAATACCATCTATTCTAGCCCCGGTTATAGGTGGCTGGATATACGCGTATAGGGCAGCAATACCGCTCGCGATAATGGCTGCAATGAACTTGACTGAGCCCGGTGGACTAATTACCTTGGCTAGAAAGATGCGGGCGAAAGTGGTGAAGTAA
- a CDS encoding type II secretion system F family protein — protein sequence MSSRKIRDFIGEQLNRLLDLFLKRAYLFGAVILLNVVVVSTITVTVPYPLSAVLGAIVIIGSVMLLVYYVGIRRLGGIIPVSDDLAFVLVHMRCLVTGNPPLVTLFQKVGEADFYRKKYRDLYSKITTLTKNWGYSLPESLRLVSKETPSKVEEQLFQRFSAIVATGGDVKEYLRLEYNTLFSEYKSGYSRMIETLRVVLGIYTTLIGALTFLVATLMLLGMIFGGAVELVLTAIVGMALALLAMSSVLYFIIRRPLFECRRSRAGIVRSISVLGACGMAFLALIFTYLVITLKITEMEATSLYVIFAGLALLPAGLLVKFYEGRIIEYDMFYPAFLRSYGEHLAVVPNMLESLKPLLMAELGKLKKLLVKVYAGLLNKIDPRIIWTRFAEESGSDLVARTTKIFIDTIELGGDTGEAGSLLSDHVNEFFRLRLAYLQVFRTFEITLYAMHAVAIVLLIFVGGFINAFASVVLKYAMSVPAEFAGLFSFFTVKPVDISLMVNISTLVLAMSNTIALLSVNPGSRHAVYYFLAVMLIMTGVGVYLGSIAMESLLGTFFTPFI from the coding sequence ATGAGCTCGAGGAAAATACGCGATTTCATCGGTGAGCAGCTCAATAGGTTGTTAGACCTCTTCCTTAAGAGGGCATACCTGTTCGGGGCTGTAATACTGCTCAACGTAGTAGTGGTCTCGACGATCACGGTAACGGTTCCCTACCCCCTTAGCGCCGTTCTCGGCGCTATCGTAATCATTGGCTCAGTTATGCTTCTGGTCTACTACGTCGGTATTAGGAGGCTAGGAGGCATCATACCCGTATCAGACGACCTGGCATTCGTGTTAGTACACATGAGGTGCCTCGTCACCGGTAATCCCCCGCTAGTAACGCTTTTTCAAAAAGTTGGCGAAGCCGACTTCTACAGGAAGAAGTATAGGGACCTATACTCGAAGATCACTACGCTGACCAAGAACTGGGGGTACAGCCTACCGGAGTCCCTTAGACTGGTATCTAAGGAAACCCCAAGCAAGGTCGAAGAACAGCTCTTTCAGAGATTCTCAGCAATCGTCGCTACCGGTGGCGACGTAAAGGAGTACCTGAGGTTGGAGTACAATACGTTGTTTAGCGAGTACAAGTCCGGCTATAGTAGGATGATCGAGACACTAAGAGTCGTTCTCGGAATATACACCACCCTCATCGGTGCATTGACGTTTCTCGTGGCCACGCTCATGCTTTTAGGCATGATCTTCGGTGGAGCGGTCGAGCTCGTACTAACGGCAATAGTAGGCATGGCCCTCGCGCTACTTGCAATGTCGTCGGTACTCTACTTTATCATTAGGAGACCGCTATTCGAGTGCAGGAGAAGCCGTGCCGGCATAGTGAGGTCTATTAGTGTCCTAGGAGCGTGCGGAATGGCCTTCCTCGCCCTTATTTTCACGTACTTGGTTATTACCTTGAAGATAACGGAGATGGAGGCTACATCCCTGTACGTGATATTCGCAGGGCTAGCTTTACTGCCAGCCGGTTTGCTGGTTAAGTTTTACGAAGGCAGGATTATCGAGTATGACATGTTCTACCCAGCGTTTCTAAGAAGCTACGGCGAGCACCTAGCTGTAGTGCCGAATATGCTCGAATCGCTGAAGCCTCTACTAATGGCTGAGCTCGGGAAGCTCAAAAAGCTCCTCGTCAAGGTGTATGCCGGTTTGTTGAACAAGATAGACCCGAGAATAATCTGGACGCGCTTCGCCGAGGAGTCCGGTAGCGACCTCGTCGCGCGAACCACAAAGATCTTCATTGACACGATTGAGCTCGGCGGAGACACTGGCGAAGCTGGGTCCTTGCTATCCGATCACGTTAACGAGTTCTTCAGGCTCAGACTAGCCTACTTACAGGTGTTTAGGACCTTTGAAATCACACTCTACGCCATGCACGCTGTTGCGATAGTACTGTTAATCTTCGTCGGCGGGTTCATAAACGCGTTTGCGAGCGTCGTCTTAAAGTACGCGATGAGCGTCCCAGCGGAGTTTGCCGGCTTGTTCTCGTTCTTCACCGTAAAGCCCGTGGACATCTCGTTAATGGTTAACATTTCAACGCTAGTTCTCGCGATGTCCAATACCATTGCATTACTATCAGTTAACCCGGGTTCAAGGCACGCCGTATACTACTTCCTGGCCGTAATGCTGATAATGACGGGTGTAGGCGTGTACCTGGGTAGCATCGCGATGGAGTCCCTTCTGGGTACGTTTTTCACGCCGTTTATTTAG
- a CDS encoding ABC transporter ATP-binding protein, which produces MCVEGKKVVEGISLVVEPGEVHIIMGPNGSGKSTLLSAVMGLRHVSVCGGKILFNGRDITDMPSCERAKLGIALAHQNPPEVKGVKLRDVASAMVKKHGCSDCMLLAKTLLVEEFMSRDLFVGFSGGEKKRTELFLVMLQNPKLAMLDEPDSGVDVESIELIARSIEMLRARGTAVMLVTHLGVIAERLSRIDKVHVIVHGRIAYSGFPDEVLPVVMKFGYRKGLEMLIGKGV; this is translated from the coding sequence GTGTGCGTTGAGGGTAAGAAGGTCGTTGAAGGCATCTCGCTGGTAGTTGAACCCGGGGAAGTCCACATTATAATGGGGCCTAACGGTAGTGGTAAGTCAACGTTACTTTCAGCGGTAATGGGGTTAAGGCATGTCAGTGTTTGCGGGGGGAAGATACTTTTCAATGGTAGAGATATCACCGACATGCCTAGCTGCGAGAGGGCAAAACTAGGTATTGCACTAGCGCACCAGAACCCACCTGAAGTTAAGGGAGTGAAGCTAAGAGACGTGGCTTCGGCCATGGTTAAGAAGCACGGTTGTTCCGACTGCATGTTACTAGCTAAAACACTACTAGTAGAGGAATTCATGTCAAGGGACCTCTTCGTGGGGTTTAGCGGTGGCGAGAAGAAGAGAACGGAGCTTTTCTTAGTAATGCTTCAAAATCCCAAGCTCGCGATGCTCGACGAGCCGGATAGCGGTGTAGACGTGGAGAGCATCGAGCTTATAGCCAGGTCTATTGAGATGTTACGCGCGCGCGGAACAGCCGTAATGCTGGTGACTCATCTCGGCGTAATAGCGGAAAGGCTTAGTAGAATAGACAAGGTGCACGTGATCGTGCACGGGAGAATAGCTTACAGTGGCTTTCCCGACGAGGTGCTCCCGGTGGTAATGAAATTTGGTTATAGAAAGGGCTTAGAGATGCTTATAGGTAAAGGTGTGTAG